One window of Quercus robur chromosome 5, dhQueRobu3.1, whole genome shotgun sequence genomic DNA carries:
- the LOC126725848 gene encoding uncharacterized protein LOC126725848, producing MEEHHAAKPILQRGSCWRVGNGAAIRILKDAWIPNHPSNKVLHPSQNIDEEMMVSELIDLDSRWWDRGFILQNFNREDAEAILRVPLSRRCISNSLFWIPNKSGEYTVRSGYHVARQLAKELDWAECSKGVVGGNVWKTLWKLKDNRCEACKTEPETGIHALWNCRVAQDVWVGCSARQQKCPVGQVDMLQLLDELINSDELEQFLVQVWLIWHQRNVMIQGKQFQAPGVLNKRENDFTEELRRANTQLSISLTVSNPTSWRPPPLSCFKLNFNASIFKEHGATGIGAIIRNDRGKVMAYL from the exons ATGGAAGAGCATCATGCAGCCAAGCCGATATTGCAGAGGGGGTCATGCTGGAGAGTAGGAAACGGAGCTGCTATTCGGATTCTTAAGGATGCTTGGATCCCCAATCACCCCTCAAATAAAGTGCTACACCCATCACAAAACATTGATGAAGAGATGATGGTTTCGGAGTTAATAGACCTGGATTCAAGGTGGTGGGACAGAGGAtttattttgcagaatttcAACCGAGAAGATGCCGAAGCTATCCTGCGAGTTCCCCTTAGTCGAAGATGTATCTCAAACTCTTTGTTCTGGATTCCCAATAAATCGGGCGAGTATACAGTGAGGTCAGGGTATCATGTGGCACGGCAGCTGGCAAAGGAATTGGACTGGGCAGAATGCTCAAAGGGGGTTGTGGGAGGTAACGTGTGGAAAACCTTGTGGAAGCTAAAG GATAACCGCTGCGAAGCTTGCAAGACCGAACCTGAAACTGGAATTCATGCACTGTGGAATTGTAGAGTGGCACAGGATGTGTGGGTAGGATGCTCGGCACGCCAGCAAAAGTGCCCTGTGGGACAAGTTGACATGCTTCAGTTACTGGATGAGTTGATCAATAGTGATGAGCTAGAACAGTTTTTAGTTCAAGTTTGGCTTATTTGGCACCAAAGGAATGTCATGATTCAAGGGAAACAGTTTCAGGCACCCGGGGTtttaaacaaaagagaaaatgattttACAGAGGAGTTAAGGCGAGCTAACACTCAGCTCTCCATAAGCTTAACTGTATCGAATCCGACGAGCTGGAGGCCACCACCATTATCTTGTTTCAAACTCAACTTCAACGCCTCAATATTTAAGGAACACGGAGCCACTGGGATTGGTGCCATTATACGCAATGACAGAGGGAAAGTCATGGCTTACTTATAG